CCCGTTTCCGAAGCAGCCGCAGTCCGCACCCGGCCTGGCCAGCGAGATGGACCCCACCCCCGATCACGGTGAGGACAGCTACGTGGGCTTTGGCCGCCTGAAAGGACGCAAGGCACTGATCACCGGGGCCGATTCGGGCATTGGGCGGGCTGTTGCCATCGCTTTCGCGCGGGAGGGGGCAGACGTGGCCCTGAACTACCTGAAGGTGGAGGACAGCGATGCCGAGGACGTGGTCAAGTTGATCGAGGCTGCCGGGCAGAAAGCGGTGGTCATTCCCGGTGACCTCAAGGACGAGGCCTTTTGCAAGGAGCTGGTGCAGCAGGCGGTAGATGGCCTGGGCGGTCTGGATATTCTGGTCAGCAATGCGGGCAAGCAGACGGCGGTGGAGGCCATCGCCGATCTCACCACCGAGCAGTTCGACGCCACCATGAAGACCAACATCTACGCGATGTTCTGGATCACCAAGGCCGCCCTGCCGCACATGCAGCCGGGGTCGACCATCATCAACACCACGTCCATCCAGGCCAGCCAGCCGTCTGCAAACCTGCTGGACTACGCCATGACCAAGGCGGCCATCGCCAACTTTACTGGCGGCCTCGCCAAGCAGGTGGCCGAGAAGGGCATCCGGGTGAATGCCGTGGCCCCCGGACCATATTGGACCGCCCTTCAGCCCAGCGGAGGGCAGCCACAGGACAAGGTCCAGAAGTTCGGCGAGGGGGTGCCCCTGGGCCGCCCGGGACAACCCGCCGAAATTGCGCCGCTGTACGTGCTGCTGGCCTCGCAGGAATCGAGCTACATGACTGGGAATGTGTATGCCAGCACCGGGGGCACGTTGTACTGATCTTTTGAAGTCATGAAGGGCCGCGCAGACACTGATCCGCGCGGCCCTTCATGTACATGCCAGACAATCTGCTGGAGTTAGGACAATTGGGGATCCCGGTAGACCGGGGCGGTCAGACTGATGATCTCGCGTAGTAGGAACCATCTCTGATCCGGGAGATCAAAAAGACAGCCAAAGAAACACCGCCCTCTTCAGTATCGAAGGGGGCGGCGTTGGGCCAGGAAGGCTTGAGCAGTCATGCGGGCCGGGGGCGGTGGAACAGGTTCCGCAGGCTGAGTTGGGGACGCTGGCCGTGTGCGGGCTGGGCCTGGAGTGCGCGGCTGGCCTGGGCGGCTTCCTGGCGCAGGGCCTGGGCGTGTTGCTGGGCGAACTGAAGGTCGAAATGCATGGTGGGTTCCTGGGGGCGCTGGCTGCCGCTGCGGCATCCTTGGGTCCGGCGCTTATGAACCTATGGTGCGCCAGACAGGGGTCCGGGCACATCCTGCGGGTGGCTCATTCGCGCTGCGCAAATTGGCCTACAGCACTGTCGTCCTTATGTGGGAGGCAAAGTGTCGGGAAACCTCTACCTCTACTCCTGCACGAAGTCCCCGGCATGGGAGCGTTGTACAGGACACGCTTTTTGAACGCGTCGAAAGAAGCATCACGGCGGTGAGAGACGAGAGTTAAGCATCCGCCAAGCGCATGGGCGCGCGGTGCGGGGTGTAATGGAACGGTGTTCCCGCGCCTCCTCCAAGAGCTTGTGGTCTTCGTCAAGACCCACTGGCACGTCTTGCTGTCGCTGCTGCTGGGCGTGCTGCTGCCGCTCGTCCTAATCGCCAATCTGACGGAAGATATTTTCAGAGACGGGGGGTTCGCATGGGATAGCGCGATTCTGGACTGGTACCGCGCGCACCGTACACCCACATTGACGGCGATTGCCGCTGGTCTGGGAGTGATCGGTGGAGTGCGGGTCCTGCCGTTCATCGCACTGCTGATTGCTCTGTTGGTGGCACGGGCCGGCGGGCGCATCCACGCGTGGTACCTGGCTTTCGCCCTGTCGGGGGCTGCTCTGCTCAACGTGCTGGCCAAGGTGATCTTCCAACGTCCCCGGCCGGATGAGCTGGGAGCCGTACTGATCGAGTCGGGCTTCAGCTTTCCCAGCGGCCACGCCATGTCCAACGCTGCGTTCGGGATCGCGCTGGGGTTGATCTTCTGGCGTTCACGGCTGGGTTGGCCGGTGGCGGTGTTGGGCGTGTTCTGGGGTGTGCTGCTGGCGGCCAGCCGCAACTACCTGGGCGTGCATTATCCCACCGATGTAATCGTGGGCTTTCTGAGCGCCGCGGCATGGGCTTACGGCCTGTACCTGCTCATGGCGAGGCGCTGGCCTGCCCTGCGGAATTCGCCCGGCGGACGCGACGACACCCGCGCGCCAGTAGATGAGAGCGTTCCGGTACAGTCGGGGCGTGAACGGGACCAGACCCGCTGAACGAGTTGCCAGATGTGTCAGAGCGCTAGGGTGTGTCCGCAAACCCTCAAAGCCATTCCATCACGCAGGCGATGGTGACCATCGCCTCATAGTCACACGCCCGCTTCTCAAACCAGGTTGCAATTCTCCTTGAGCGTTTCAGGCGCCCGACCAACCGCTCAAGGACGTACACGTGGCCGCTTGTGGCCTCGTTTCGGAGGAACGACCAGACGAATCCCTCGTCTGTGGCACAGCCGGTGTGCCTTGTCACCGCTGTACGCCCGATCCGCCAGGACCATGGTGGGGCGGAGTCGGGGCCGGCCCCGACTCCGCCGTTTGATCTTACCGGCATCGAGCAACGTCTCGAACTTCAACATCTCGTGGCGTTGCCCAGCCGTGAGGAGGAAGGCGAGCGGCCGTCCCCGGCCATCACACTTCAGGTGGCTCTTCGTTCCGAATCCGCCTTGTGACCGGCCGAGCGCTTCATCGCCGTCCCCTTTTTTGCACCTGCTGCACTTTGATGAGCGCGCACGATGGTGCGATCGATCATGTGGACATTCCACTCGACCTGGCCGGCATGATCTGCACGTTCCTGCACTCGGGTGAGCAACTGTGCCCAGAGGCCCTGCGGCTGCCATCGGTAGAACCGAGAACGCACTGTCTTCCAATTGCCGTAGCGTTCGGGCAGATCACGCCAGGCACTCCCGAAGCGTGTGATCCAGAGGATGCCGTTCAGCACGGTGCGGTGATCCAGGCCAGGGCGGCCCGTCCGAGGTCGTTGCGGTGGCAGCAGTGGAGCCAGCTGGCTCCACTGTTCATCAGTCAATTCGTAACGCCGGACCACACGTCATTTTTGCACTGCTTCCTTGGTTTGCGGACACACCCTAGGAGAATGAGGCGCTTCCCTGGCGCTGAATCTGCAGCGTTGGGAGGCGCCTTGCGTCACTCTGGCGCCGTCCCCCGCAACCCGGCCCTGAGACATGAGTTGCCCAGGCTTGACAGCGCTTTCAAAATCACTTAAGCTCAAAATGTTCAACAAGTCAGAATTGATTGGTCAGGCGGGTTACCGTGCCTGTCAGGAGTTTCGCTATGTCTGCAACCGTCACATTGATGCACGTGGCGCGGGAAGCGGGTGTCTCACCCAGTACCGTGTCGCGCATTCTGAACGGCACCGCCAACGTCACGCCGGACAAGCGTGAGCGGGTAGAGGCGGTCATCCACCGCCTGAACTTCACCCCTAACGTGCAGGCGCAGGCACTGGCGAACGGGCGCAGTTTCTCGGTGGGCGTGCTGACTCAGAAACTGAGCAGCGCGTTCTACGGAGAAACGCTGGCGGGCATCGAGCAGGGTCTGGAAGGCACCGCGTACCATCCGCTGGTGGTCAGTGGACACTGGCGGGCTCAGCAGGAACAGCAGGCGCTGGATCTGCTGATGCGCCGCCGGGTGGACGCCCTGATCGTGCTGGGCGGCGTGATTGACGATGCGGCGCTGCAACGGGTGGCGGCGCGGGTGCCACTAGTGGCGGTGGGCCGCGCAGTCGCTGGTCTGCCCGAGCGCTGCGTCTTGATCGACAACCACGCTGGCATTCGGCAGGTGGTCCATCACCTGGCCGAACTGGGCCACCGCGACATCGGGTACATCGGTGGAGACGAATCCCAGCACGACGCGGTGGAGCGGCGCGAGGGCTTCGAGGCCACCCTGCAGGAGGTGGGCCTCCCGGTCCAGCCCCACCTGATGAGGCGCGGGGACTACACCGAGGCCAGCGGTGAACGGGCGGCCGAGGAGCTGCTGCGCTCGGGCCACCCCTTGACGGCGCTGGTCTGTGCCAACGACCAGATGGCTTTCGGCGCCCGCCTGACGCTCTACCGCCGGGGCCTGCGCGTGCCGGATGACATCTCTCTCACCGGTTTCGACGATCTGTTTTCCTCGCGCTATACCACGCCGCCACTGACCACCGTCCACCAGGCGGTCAATGAACTGGGCCAGCTGGCTGCCGAGACCGTGCTGCGGCTGCTGGCCGGGGAACAGCTCAGCATGCCTCCTTACGTCCCCGAGTTGGTTGTTCGTGAATCCACCGGGCCA
This sequence is a window from Deinococcus humi. Protein-coding genes within it:
- a CDS encoding SDR family oxidoreductase; amino-acid sequence: MTNDPVKNQYEMRDPQTQYPRPPFPKQPQSAPGLASEMDPTPDHGEDSYVGFGRLKGRKALITGADSGIGRAVAIAFAREGADVALNYLKVEDSDAEDVVKLIEAAGQKAVVIPGDLKDEAFCKELVQQAVDGLGGLDILVSNAGKQTAVEAIADLTTEQFDATMKTNIYAMFWITKAALPHMQPGSTIINTTSIQASQPSANLLDYAMTKAAIANFTGGLAKQVAEKGIRVNAVAPGPYWTALQPSGGQPQDKVQKFGEGVPLGRPGQPAEIAPLYVLLASQESSYMTGNVYASTGGTLY
- a CDS encoding phosphatase PAP2 family protein, yielding MFPRLLQELVVFVKTHWHVLLSLLLGVLLPLVLIANLTEDIFRDGGFAWDSAILDWYRAHRTPTLTAIAAGLGVIGGVRVLPFIALLIALLVARAGGRIHAWYLAFALSGAALLNVLAKVIFQRPRPDELGAVLIESGFSFPSGHAMSNAAFGIALGLIFWRSRLGWPVAVLGVFWGVLLAASRNYLGVHYPTDVIVGFLSAAAWAYGLYLLMARRWPALRNSPGGRDDTRAPVDESVPVQSGRERDQTR
- a CDS encoding transposase gives rise to the protein MKCDGRGRPLAFLLTAGQRHEMLKFETLLDAGKIKRRSRGRPRLRPTMVLADRAYSGDKAHRLCHRRGIRLVVPPKRGHKRPRVRP
- a CDS encoding IS5 family transposase, giving the protein MVRRYELTDEQWSQLAPLLPPQRPRTGRPGLDHRTVLNGILWITRFGSAWRDLPERYGNWKTVRSRFYRWQPQGLWAQLLTRVQERADHAGQVEWNVHMIDRTIVRAHQSAAGAKKGTAMKRSAGHKADSERRAT
- a CDS encoding LacI family DNA-binding transcriptional regulator; this encodes MSATVTLMHVAREAGVSPSTVSRILNGTANVTPDKRERVEAVIHRLNFTPNVQAQALANGRSFSVGVLTQKLSSAFYGETLAGIEQGLEGTAYHPLVVSGHWRAQQEQQALDLLMRRRVDALIVLGGVIDDAALQRVAARVPLVAVGRAVAGLPERCVLIDNHAGIRQVVHHLAELGHRDIGYIGGDESQHDAVERREGFEATLQEVGLPVQPHLMRRGDYTEASGERAAEELLRSGHPLTALVCANDQMAFGARLTLYRRGLRVPDDISLTGFDDLFSSRYTTPPLTTVHQAVNELGQLAAETVLRLLAGEQLSMPPYVPELVVRESTGPAPIPSPRKKRTEKR